A stretch of the Ananas comosus cultivar F153 linkage group 14, ASM154086v1, whole genome shotgun sequence genome encodes the following:
- the LOC109720848 gene encoding LOB domain-containing protein 15-like, with amino-acid sequence MSTARERPDEVGKKIKRESTADVSLDRMAQRPPLGPAGGMLSTALNTVTPCAACKFMRRRCTQQCPFFPYFSPHEPQKFASVHKVFGASNASKILSVVPESQRADAANTLVYEANMRLQDPVYGCTGVILALQQQVQALEAELGAVKAEVLKYKYRPTAVATATILPPSTSHAAAFLATAAGLSVTAPPPLATATPAPASSSSSMYTAASSSTDYSSVTNENAPYFG; translated from the exons ATGTCCACAGCAAG GGAGAGACCTGACGAGGTAGGCAAGAAGATCAAGAGAGAGTCGACTGCGGATGTTAGTCTCGATCGCATGGCGCAACGGCCGCCGCTCGGCCCCGCGGGTGGAATGCTGTCGACGGCACTCAACACCGTCACCCCGTGCGCCGCTTGCAAGTTCATGAGACGGCGGTGCACTCAACAGTGCCCCTTCTTTCCTTACTTCTCCCCTCATGAGCCGCAAAAGTTCGCGTCCGTCCACAAGGTCTTCGGTGCAAGCAATGCCTCCAAGATATTATCg GTGGTTCCTGAGAGCCAAAGAGCCGATGCGGCGAATACCCTCGTGTACGAAGCGAACATGCGACTACAAGACCCGGTCTACGGTTGCACGGGTGTGATCTTGGCTTTACAACAACAAGTGCAAGCCTTagaggcggagctcggggcggtGAAGGCGGAGGTTTTGAAGTACAAGTATAGGCCGACAGCGGTGGCCACCGCAACTATTCTCCCGCCATCGACGTCTCATGCTGCAGCTTTTCTCGCCACAGCTGCAGGACTGTCGGTCACAGCCCCGCCCCCGCTCGCGACCGCAACTCCTGCTCCCGCATCGTCCTCTTCGTCCATGTACACCGCCGCGTCGAGCTCCACCGACTATAGCTCCGTCACGAATGAGAATGCGCCTTACTTCGGTTGA